One window from the genome of Enterobacteriaceae bacterium Kacie_13 encodes:
- the nemA gene encoding N-ethylmaleimide reductase, with product MTKLFSPIVVGKNTLPNRVFMAPLTRLRSIEPGDIPTPLMGEYYAQRHSSGLIITEATQVSFQAKGYAGAPGLHTPEQVAAWKKIVAGVHDKNGHIAVQLWHTGRISHNSVQPDNQTPVSASAVNPNTRTSLRDEQGNAIRVDCPTPRALELSEIPGIINDFRQSAAYSAEAGFDYIELHAAHGYLLHQFMSPASNLREDQYGGSIENRTRLTLEVVDAAIEAIGADRVGIRISPLGPFNGLDNGEDQVQAAIYLLDELNKRKLAYLHISEPDWAGGKPYTTELREVIRAHYQGVIVGAGAYTAEKGEELIEKGYIDAVAFGRSYIANPDLVERLKSHAPLNEPKPETFYGGDAQGYTDYPTL from the coding sequence ATGACTAAGCTTTTCTCCCCGATTGTTGTCGGCAAAAACACCTTACCGAACCGCGTCTTTATGGCTCCCCTGACCCGTCTGCGTAGCATTGAACCGGGTGATATTCCGACGCCACTGATGGGCGAGTATTACGCGCAGCGCCACAGCTCTGGCCTGATCATCACCGAAGCCACTCAGGTCTCTTTCCAGGCAAAAGGTTACGCGGGCGCACCGGGTCTGCACACGCCGGAACAAGTTGCTGCGTGGAAAAAAATCGTTGCGGGCGTTCACGATAAAAACGGTCACATCGCCGTTCAGCTTTGGCACACCGGCCGCATATCTCATAACAGCGTTCAGCCAGACAATCAGACGCCAGTTTCAGCATCTGCTGTAAACCCAAACACCCGTACCAGTCTGCGCGACGAGCAAGGCAACGCAATCCGCGTCGACTGCCCGACGCCGCGTGCGCTGGAGCTGAGTGAGATCCCAGGCATCATCAATGATTTCCGTCAGTCAGCAGCTTATTCCGCAGAAGCCGGTTTCGATTACATCGAGCTGCATGCGGCGCACGGCTATTTGTTGCACCAGTTCATGTCTCCGGCTTCAAACCTGCGTGAAGACCAGTACGGCGGCAGCATCGAGAACCGTACCCGCCTGACACTGGAAGTGGTTGACGCGGCGATTGAAGCAATCGGCGCAGACCGCGTGGGTATCCGTATTTCCCCGCTGGGCCCGTTCAACGGCCTGGATAACGGTGAAGATCAGGTGCAGGCAGCCATCTATCTGCTGGACGAATTGAACAAACGTAAACTGGCATATCTGCATATTTCCGAACCAGACTGGGCAGGTGGTAAACCTTACACCACGGAATTGCGCGAAGTGATCCGCGCGCATTATCAGGGCGTTATTGTGGGTGCCGGCGCTTATACCGCGGAAAAAGGCGAAGAGCTTATCGAAAAAGGTTATATCGACGCCGTGGCCTTTGGCCGCAGTTACATTGCAAACCCGGATCTGGTGGAGCGTCTGAAATCTCATGCCCCGCTTAATGAGCCAAAACCGGAAACCTTCTACGGCGGCGACGCCCAGGGGTATACGGATTACCCAACGCTTTAA
- the gloA gene encoding lactoylglutathione lyase, with the protein MRLLHTMLRVGDLQRAISFYTDVLGMRLLRTSENTEYKYSLAFVGYTDESEGAVIELTYNWGVDSYDLGTAYGHIALGVDNVAQTCDDIRNAGGKVTREAGPVKGGSTIIAFVEDPDGYKIELIESKHAGQGLGN; encoded by the coding sequence ATGCGTTTACTCCATACCATGCTTCGCGTCGGCGATCTGCAACGTGCTATCAGCTTTTACACTGATGTTTTAGGTATGCGCCTGCTGCGTACCAGTGAAAATACCGAATACAAATATTCTCTGGCGTTTGTCGGTTACACCGATGAAAGCGAAGGCGCAGTCATCGAGCTAACCTACAACTGGGGCGTTGACAGCTATGACCTCGGCACTGCCTACGGTCACATCGCATTAGGCGTCGATAACGTGGCACAAACCTGCGACGACATACGCAACGCAGGTGGCAAAGTTACCCGTGAAGCGGGCCCGGTCAAAGGCGGCTCCACTATTATCGCGTTTGTGGAAGATCCGGATGGCTATAAAATAGAGCTGATCGAATCCAAACACGCAGGCCAGGGTCTGGGCAACTGA
- a CDS encoding ribonuclease T, which yields MCAEFDEDKKLMAENSDINALKGRFRGFYPVVIDVETAGFNAKTDALLEIAAITLKMDEDGWLESDETVHFHVEPFEGSILVPEALAFNGIDPTNPLRGAVSEYDALHEIFKVIRKGMKEQNCNRAIIVAHNANFDHSFLMAAAERAGLKRNPFHPFATFDTAALSGLVLGQTVLAKACISAGMVFDSSQAHSALYDTERTAELFCELVNRWKRLGGWPLAMSADEQEDETASQENQQ from the coding sequence ATGTGCGCTGAATTCGATGAAGATAAGAAACTAATGGCCGAAAATAGTGACATTAACGCGCTGAAAGGCCGTTTCCGTGGTTTTTATCCCGTAGTGATCGACGTAGAAACTGCCGGGTTTAATGCCAAAACTGATGCGCTGCTGGAAATCGCAGCCATCACGCTGAAGATGGATGAAGACGGCTGGCTGGAAAGCGACGAAACCGTGCATTTTCACGTCGAGCCGTTTGAAGGCTCTATTCTGGTGCCCGAGGCGCTGGCTTTTAACGGGATCGACCCAACCAATCCGCTGCGCGGCGCGGTCAGTGAATACGATGCCCTGCATGAGATTTTCAAAGTTATCCGTAAAGGGATGAAAGAGCAGAACTGCAACCGGGCGATCATCGTGGCGCATAACGCCAATTTCGATCACAGCTTCCTGATGGCCGCTGCCGAACGCGCCGGACTAAAACGTAATCCGTTCCATCCGTTTGCCACATTCGATACCGCCGCCTTAAGCGGTCTGGTTCTAGGGCAGACTGTGCTGGCAAAAGCCTGCATCAGTGCGGGAATGGTTTTCGACAGCAGTCAGGCGCATTCCGCCTTGTATGACACCGAGCGCACCGCAGAACTGTTCTGCGAGCTGGTGAACCGCTGGAAACGTCTGGGTGGCTGGCCGCTGGCGATGAGTGCCGATGAGCAGGAAGACGAGACCGCATCGCAAGAAAATCAGCAGTAA
- a CDS encoding Grx4 family monothiol glutaredoxin, giving the protein MTTPTIEKIQKQVSENPILLYMKGSPKLPSCGFSAQAVQALSACGERFAYVDILQNPDIRAEMPKFANWPTFPQLWVDGELVGGCDIVIEMYQRGELQQLIKETAEKYKSSESEE; this is encoded by the coding sequence ATGACCACTCCTACTATTGAAAAAATTCAGAAGCAAGTTTCTGAAAACCCGATTCTGCTGTACATGAAAGGTTCTCCAAAACTGCCAAGCTGCGGTTTTTCTGCACAGGCTGTGCAAGCGCTGTCTGCCTGTGGCGAACGCTTTGCGTACGTTGATATTTTGCAGAACCCAGACATCCGCGCAGAGATGCCTAAGTTTGCTAACTGGCCAACGTTCCCGCAACTGTGGGTGGATGGTGAGCTGGTTGGCGGTTGTGACATCGTTATTGAGATGTATCAGCGTGGCGAACTGCAACAGCTGATTAAAGAAACGGCTGAGAAATACAAATCTTCTGAATCTGAAGAGTAA
- a CDS encoding hydrolase, translating to MRLLFTLFVLLFTQLFLNIAQASPQTRVTADQKKSHVNQVTPEERRKRKTVAAKTAKKTKVTPVKEQQSHKKNAKKRVKSTELVKRNTSSVKTLKTTRAETRAESKKEKTLKTTRAESKADKKSKTRSLAKDTTTKASKKEAYGRHRKGKKLTEEDGKPITLSATHKKRYQHAQQTAMTKLMHQVGKPYRWGGTSPNTGFDCSGLVYYAYKDLIRIKMPRTANEMYHLRDAAPVKRGELESGDLVFFRINNRGAADHVGVYVGNGKFIQSPRTGEDIKITSLGDDYWQDHYVGARRVMTPKTIR from the coding sequence ATGCGCTTACTGTTCACGCTTTTTGTGCTGCTCTTTACCCAGCTATTTTTGAATATAGCCCAGGCGTCACCTCAGACTCGTGTTACGGCCGATCAGAAAAAGAGTCACGTTAATCAGGTGACCCCTGAAGAACGCCGAAAGCGAAAAACGGTTGCTGCCAAAACTGCGAAAAAAACCAAAGTGACACCGGTCAAAGAACAACAGAGTCACAAAAAAAATGCGAAGAAGAGAGTCAAAAGCACAGAACTGGTGAAGCGAAATACATCTTCAGTAAAAACACTAAAAACAACACGGGCCGAAACCAGGGCTGAGAGCAAAAAAGAAAAAACACTCAAGACCACGCGGGCCGAGAGTAAAGCCGATAAGAAATCTAAAACCCGGTCTCTGGCGAAAGACACCACGACGAAGGCCAGCAAGAAAGAAGCCTATGGTCGACACCGCAAAGGTAAAAAGTTAACCGAAGAAGACGGCAAGCCAATTACATTAAGCGCGACGCATAAGAAACGTTATCAGCATGCGCAGCAAACGGCGATGACCAAGTTGATGCATCAGGTCGGTAAACCTTATCGCTGGGGTGGCACCTCACCTAATACCGGATTCGACTGCAGTGGTTTAGTCTATTACGCCTACAAAGATTTGATTCGCATTAAGATGCCGCGCACAGCCAACGAAATGTACCACCTGCGCGATGCAGCGCCGGTGAAACGCGGTGAACTGGAATCTGGCGATCTGGTGTTCTTTCGGATCAATAACCGCGGAGCTGCAGACCACGTCGGGGTTTACGTCGGAAACGGCAAATTTATTCAGTCTCCGCGTACCGGTGAAGACATCAAAATCACCTCACTGGGCGATGATTACTGGCAAGACCATTACGTAGGCGCACGTCGGGTAATGACCCCGAAAACGATCCGATAA
- the ynhF gene encoding YnhF family membrane protein, with the protein MDRNLKLSLITTVCALLVIVAFSFTAVMN; encoded by the coding sequence ATGGACCGCAATTTAAAATTGTCATTAATCACCACGGTTTGCGCTTTGCTCGTGATCGTCGCTTTCAGCTTTACCGCAGTGATGAACTAA
- the purR gene encoding HTH-type transcriptional repressor PurR yields MATIKDVAKRAGVSTTTVSHVINKTRFVAEDTKAAVLLAIKDLHYSPSAVARSLKVNNTKTIGLLATSSEAPYFAEVIEAVENSCFSKGYTLILCNSHNNLDKQQAYLAMLAQKRVDGLLVMCAEYPDELLNMLEEYRSIPMVVMDWGEARKNFTDSIIDNAFEGGYMAGRYLIERGHRDIGVIPGQLARNTGGGRFQGFVKALKEANIPLREEWVVQGDFEPESGYQAMQKILMQKQRPTAVFCGGDVMAMGAICAADEFGLRVPQDISVIGYDNVRNARYFSPALTTVHQPKERLGEMAFTMLLDRIVSKREESQTIEVHPKLVERRSVADGPFRDYRR; encoded by the coding sequence ATGGCAACGATTAAAGATGTCGCAAAGCGCGCTGGCGTTTCCACTACAACCGTGTCGCACGTCATCAATAAAACACGTTTCGTCGCCGAAGACACCAAAGCCGCGGTTCTGCTGGCCATTAAAGACTTGCACTACTCACCAAGCGCCGTCGCACGCAGCCTGAAGGTCAATAACACTAAAACGATCGGCCTGCTGGCGACGTCGAGCGAAGCGCCCTATTTTGCCGAAGTGATTGAAGCCGTGGAAAACAGCTGTTTCTCCAAAGGCTATACGTTGATTTTGTGTAACTCCCACAACAATCTGGATAAGCAGCAGGCCTATCTGGCAATGCTGGCACAAAAACGTGTCGATGGTTTGCTGGTCATGTGTGCGGAATATCCTGATGAATTGCTGAATATGCTGGAAGAATACCGGTCAATCCCGATGGTCGTAATGGACTGGGGCGAAGCGCGTAAAAACTTCACCGACAGCATCATCGATAATGCGTTCGAGGGTGGTTACATGGCCGGACGCTATCTGATTGAACGCGGCCATCGCGATATCGGTGTCATCCCGGGGCAGTTGGCGCGTAATACCGGCGGTGGCCGCTTCCAGGGTTTTGTCAAAGCACTGAAGGAAGCCAATATTCCTTTACGTGAAGAATGGGTCGTTCAGGGAGATTTCGAACCCGAGTCAGGTTATCAGGCGATGCAGAAAATCCTGATGCAAAAGCAACGCCCTACTGCCGTTTTCTGTGGCGGTGACGTCATGGCGATGGGCGCGATTTGTGCTGCCGATGAGTTTGGTTTGCGCGTTCCGCAGGACATTTCCGTTATCGGCTATGATAACGTGCGCAATGCCCGTTACTTCTCACCTGCGCTAACCACGGTGCATCAGCCAAAAGAGCGTCTGGGCGAAATGGCCTTCACAATGTTGCTCGATCGCATCGTCAGCAAACGCGAAGAATCGCAGACCATCGAGGTACACCCTAAACTGGTCGAACGCCGCTCGGTTGCTGATGGTCCTTTCCGCGACTATCGCCGTTAA
- a CDS encoding LysR family transcriptional regulator, producing MWSEYALDVVDAVARTGSFSAAAQDLHRVPSAISYTVRQLEQWLAVPLFERRHRDVVLTPAGKVFVDEARILTKKMIATRRQCQQVANGWRGELRVAVDRIVKPARTRRLVLDFYRHFPDTELIIHSEVFNGVWDALVDGRADVAIGATRAVPVGGRFSFRDMGFMDWHCVVSPQHPLAQHTGALNDEQLRPYPALCLEDTSRTLPKRDTWTLDNQRRLVVPDWTCALECLTEGLCVGMMPVHRVMPWIEQQKLQILSLENRFPDSPCCLTWDQSNASPSLAWLLEYMGDTETMNQEWLR from the coding sequence ATGTGGTCAGAATATGCACTTGACGTGGTGGATGCAGTAGCACGAACTGGCAGTTTCAGCGCGGCGGCGCAAGATCTGCACCGTGTACCTTCTGCTATCAGCTATACCGTCCGTCAGCTCGAACAATGGCTTGCCGTTCCGCTGTTTGAAAGGCGGCATCGCGATGTGGTACTGACTCCTGCAGGTAAGGTTTTTGTTGATGAGGCGCGGATTCTGACAAAAAAAATGATAGCCACTCGCCGTCAGTGTCAGCAGGTAGCGAACGGCTGGCGCGGCGAGTTGCGTGTGGCGGTGGACAGGATAGTAAAACCAGCCAGAACACGACGTCTGGTGCTGGATTTTTACCGGCATTTCCCTGATACCGAATTGATTATCCACTCGGAAGTGTTTAACGGCGTGTGGGATGCGCTGGTGGATGGACGTGCGGACGTGGCTATCGGGGCAACGCGCGCCGTGCCGGTCGGCGGGCGCTTCAGCTTTCGCGACATGGGCTTTATGGACTGGCACTGTGTGGTCAGCCCGCAGCATCCGCTGGCGCAACATACCGGTGCGCTAAACGACGAGCAACTGCGCCCTTATCCGGCCCTGTGTCTTGAAGATACTTCGCGGACCTTACCTAAGCGCGATACCTGGACGCTGGATAACCAACGGCGTCTGGTGGTGCCCGACTGGACCTGTGCTCTGGAGTGTCTGACCGAGGGATTATGCGTAGGAATGATGCCGGTCCATCGCGTCATGCCCTGGATTGAGCAACAGAAATTACAGATCCTTTCGCTGGAGAACCGCTTCCCGGACAGCCCGTGCTGCCTGACGTGGGATCAAAGCAATGCATCACCATCGCTGGCGTGGCTGTTGGAATACATGGGAGATACGGAAACGATGAATCAGGAGTGGCTGCGTTAG